The following coding sequences are from one Paenibacillus stellifer window:
- the arsC gene encoding arsenate reductase (thioredoxin), which yields MEKKSIYFLCTGNSCRSQMAEGWAKKYLNDGWNVYSAGIEAHGLNPKAVKAMSEVGIDISTQTSDIIDPEILNNADMVVTLCGDAADKCPVTPPSVTRVHWGFDDPAKAQGSEEEKWEVFRRVRDQVGERIRRFAETGE from the coding sequence ATGGAGAAGAAATCCATTTATTTTTTATGCACAGGCAATTCCTGCAGAAGCCAAATGGCGGAAGGATGGGCCAAGAAATATCTGAATGACGGCTGGAACGTGTACAGCGCCGGGATCGAAGCGCATGGGCTGAATCCGAAGGCGGTGAAGGCGATGAGCGAGGTGGGAATCGATATTTCAACGCAGACCTCCGATATCATCGACCCGGAGATTTTGAACAATGCTGATATGGTCGTTACGCTGTGCGGTGACGCGGCCGACAAATGCCCGGTTACACCGCCGAGTGTCACTCGTGTACATTGGGGATTTGACGATCCGGCCAAAGCGCAGGGCAGCGAAGAGGAGAAGTGGGAAGTCTTCCGCCGCGTTCGCGATCAGGTGGGGGAGCGCATCAGACGCTTTGCCGAAACCGGGGAGTGA
- a CDS encoding AEC family transporter yields the protein MIVTQMIILFGLILVGFIAHKTGIMDAESNKKISKLLVNVTIPALIIASATGHEMEDKSKVFLVLAAAAAMFVVTPLISICIVRRLKLETTYELMLNYSNLGFMGIPIISGIYGGESVFFVSLFMMVFNVSLFSHGVYLLQKGTGGRLNLKNMLNPGIVSSLIAVGIFLFEIRIPDPLLQLFNSVGSITSPLAMIVIGSTMGTVHFKDVVRDKMMYFYTFLKIALYPLIIWFLFHFFIHDPMILGIAVVLSGLPTAGNVSMVCSEYDGNLHLVTKGTFMTTLCSLFTIPIWMMIF from the coding sequence ATGATAGTCACCCAAATGATCATTCTGTTCGGTCTCATCTTGGTTGGATTTATCGCACACAAAACCGGCATTATGGATGCCGAGAGCAACAAGAAAATTTCCAAGCTGCTCGTTAACGTGACGATTCCGGCTCTTATCATCGCTTCGGCAACCGGACATGAGATGGAAGACAAGTCCAAGGTATTTCTGGTTCTGGCCGCTGCGGCGGCGATGTTCGTTGTTACTCCCTTGATCAGCATTTGCATCGTACGAAGGCTCAAGCTGGAAACTACATATGAACTGATGCTGAATTACAGCAACCTGGGCTTCATGGGGATTCCGATAATATCGGGCATTTATGGCGGAGAATCTGTCTTCTTTGTCTCCTTGTTCATGATGGTCTTCAATGTCAGCCTCTTCTCGCATGGCGTATATTTGTTGCAAAAAGGGACCGGGGGCCGGCTCAATCTGAAGAACATGCTGAACCCCGGCATTGTGTCTTCCCTGATTGCAGTCGGCATTTTTCTGTTCGAGATCCGGATTCCGGACCCGCTGCTCCAGCTCTTCAATTCAGTCGGAAGCATCACCTCGCCGCTGGCCATGATCGTGATCGGTTCCACGATGGGTACAGTGCATTTTAAGGATGTCGTGCGCGATAAAATGATGTACTTCTATACCTTTCTGAAAATTGCGCTGTATCCTCTCATCATCTGGTTTCTGTTTCATTTCTTTATCCATGATCCGATGATTCTCGGAATCGCGGTGGTGCTGTCCGGTCTTCCGACGGCCGGGAACGTATCCATGGTCTGTTCGGAATATGACGGGAATCTGCATCTCGTAACAAAAGGGACGTTCATGACCACTCTGTGCTCGCTGTTTACGATCCCGATCTGGATGATGATATTCTGA
- a CDS encoding Lrp/AsnC family transcriptional regulator has product MDELDLKIIELLEQDGRISHEEISKQLHMSRPAVHQRVAKLEKMGVIHGYRAVIDWSKLEQKIKVLIFVKVKCKNFNEIAQQISSLQIEGTTIIESHRLAGEWCLLLKVRVVAPDDLTRLLDCMVQIPEVKETSTTFILSTIFENGQNWL; this is encoded by the coding sequence ATGGATGAACTGGATTTGAAGATAATCGAACTGCTGGAGCAGGACGGGCGAATTTCACATGAGGAGATCAGCAAGCAGCTCCATATGTCCAGGCCGGCGGTTCATCAGCGTGTCGCCAAGCTTGAGAAGATGGGGGTCATTCATGGCTATCGGGCTGTTATCGACTGGAGCAAGCTAGAGCAGAAGATCAAGGTACTGATTTTCGTTAAGGTCAAATGCAAAAATTTCAATGAAATCGCACAGCAAATCAGCAGTTTGCAAATCGAAGGAACCACCATCATCGAAAGCCATCGACTGGCCGGTGAGTGGTGCTTGTTGCTCAAAGTAAGGGTGGTCGCCCCTGATGATTTGACCCGGCTGCTTGACTGCATGGTTCAAATCCCGGAGGTGAAGGAGACGTCTACGACCTTTATTTTATCGACAATATTTGAGAACGGCCAAAATTGGCTATGA
- a CDS encoding GNAT family N-acetyltransferase, translated as MSNAVRFTVFKGAIPSQFAEWIPAELRSLSGEQLPSTVLALGAYHLGVPAGLAAAVLSGYGTPTARLLGVAVAPSLRRQGVGSKLIAELERRLRTIGITFLSAEYLEDLSLRSEQADFLLVCGFAEPQAGIHAATGPLSLAKKLPWVGSLVLPRSFSIQPFHTLTPEERELLRSGEDNWYPSILNPLAGESGIDAQRSLVVRRKDQLAGWLTVEAFSQDTLLFKTMFVREEHQRLGRGVALLAEMLRRAAGDSSYREGIFFVEADNAPMLTFLERHVYPLGLRREILWKTVKSI; from the coding sequence ATGAGTAACGCAGTCCGGTTCACCGTCTTCAAGGGAGCCATTCCATCGCAATTTGCGGAATGGATACCGGCGGAGCTTCGATCGTTAAGCGGTGAGCAGCTCCCTTCTACTGTACTGGCGCTTGGCGCCTATCATCTGGGAGTTCCGGCCGGTCTTGCAGCCGCTGTTCTTTCAGGCTATGGAACGCCGACAGCGAGACTCCTGGGCGTCGCCGTTGCGCCATCTCTACGGCGGCAAGGAGTCGGCAGCAAGCTGATCGCCGAGCTGGAACGAAGACTCCGGACTATCGGGATTACATTCTTAAGCGCCGAGTATCTGGAAGATCTGTCCCTGAGGTCGGAACAGGCTGACTTCCTGCTCGTCTGCGGGTTTGCCGAGCCGCAGGCGGGGATTCATGCCGCCACCGGCCCGCTTTCTCTGGCGAAGAAGCTCCCGTGGGTGGGAAGTCTCGTCCTGCCGCGCTCCTTCTCCATTCAGCCCTTTCATACGCTGACGCCGGAAGAACGGGAATTGCTGCGCAGCGGTGAAGATAATTGGTATCCGTCCATTCTAAACCCGCTTGCCGGGGAGAGCGGCATCGATGCCCAGCGCAGCCTCGTCGTCCGCCGGAAAGATCAGCTCGCCGGCTGGCTGACTGTTGAGGCATTCAGCCAGGATACCCTGCTCTTCAAGACGATGTTCGTCAGAGAGGAGCATCAGCGGCTTGGCCGTGGTGTGGCCTTGTTAGCCGAAATGCTTCGCCGGGCCGCAGGCGACAGCAGCTACCGGGAAGGGATCTTCTTCGTGGAAGCCGACAATGCACCTATGCTGACCTTTCTGGAACGGCATGTGTACCCTCTTGGACTCAGGCGGGAGATTTTGTGGAAAACCGTTAAGTCGATTTAG
- the yedA gene encoding drug/metabolite exporter YedA, with protein MNTVQTDLAKGKNAASFLSVAAALLMVYLFWGGTYLGMKIAIESMPPFLMAGARFMTAGLILYILSRAQGAPRPVALEWRNAGIVGGLLLLMGNGGVAWAEQHVPSAIASLVVATVPLWMILLGKLRGSNRRQSPFVYVGLLLGLAGIAVLVLHSGGSAQTRLSPLGLIVLIFASISWAAGSLFSRSAKLPVFPLMSTAIQMVAGGALLLILSFVMEDWSGLHISEISVRSWAAFGYLVLFGSLLGYTAYIWLLNNADPAIASTYAFVNPIVAVFLGFFAGNEALTTNVWIATFLIVGAVVFITNGKEKQK; from the coding sequence ATGAATACCGTTCAGACGGATTTGGCAAAAGGCAAAAACGCAGCATCTTTTTTATCGGTTGCAGCGGCTCTTCTTATGGTCTATCTGTTCTGGGGAGGAACCTATCTCGGCATGAAGATCGCCATCGAGAGCATGCCTCCGTTCCTGATGGCGGGCGCCCGTTTCATGACGGCTGGGCTGATCCTGTACATCCTGTCCAGAGCGCAAGGAGCCCCGAGACCTGTGGCGTTAGAATGGCGCAATGCCGGAATAGTCGGAGGATTGCTGCTGCTCATGGGCAATGGGGGAGTCGCCTGGGCGGAGCAGCATGTCCCATCAGCCATCGCTTCACTGGTGGTGGCGACCGTACCGTTATGGATGATCCTTCTGGGCAAGCTTCGCGGGTCCAACAGACGTCAAAGTCCCTTCGTATATGTGGGGCTTCTGCTTGGACTGGCCGGGATTGCCGTGCTTGTCTTGCATTCCGGCGGGTCTGCTCAGACCAGGCTGAGTCCCCTCGGCCTAATCGTACTGATCTTTGCTTCGATTTCCTGGGCGGCAGGCTCCCTGTTCTCGAGGAGCGCCAAGCTTCCCGTATTTCCGTTAATGTCAACGGCTATCCAAATGGTGGCTGGCGGCGCCCTTCTGCTGATCCTGTCCTTTGTAATGGAAGACTGGTCCGGACTTCATATCTCAGAGATTTCCGTCCGTTCATGGGCTGCATTCGGTTACCTGGTCCTGTTTGGCTCGCTACTGGGGTACACGGCATACATATGGCTGCTTAATAACGCCGATCCGGCGATTGCTTCAACCTATGCTTTTGTTAATCCGATTGTCGCAGTATTCCTTGGATTCTTCGCCGGGAACGAAGCGTTGACAACCAACGTCTGGATCGCCACATTTCTAATCGTTGGAGCCGTCGTCTTCATCACAAACGGGAAGGAGAAGCAGAAGTAG